The nucleotide sequence CCGAGGAAGCAGACCTTGCCGTCGGCGTCCACTGTGGCCTGGTCGCCGGTCAGGGCCCAGCGGACGCCGCCGGCTTCGACGAACGTGCGGGCCGTCTTTGCGGAGTCGCGGTAGTAGCCCAGGGCGATGTGGCCGCGGCGGGCGACCTGGCCCACGACCCCGCTGCCGGGGGCGACGGGCCGCAGCGAGTCGTCGAGGACCGTGGTCGTCTCGTTGACGGTGAAGGACCGGCTCTCGTCCACCCCCGCTCCACTGTGGCCGGTCTCGGTGGATCCGAAACTGTCCACGATGAACAGCTCCGGGAGGTGCGCGCACAACCGGTCGCGGACCTGCCGGGTGAGCAGCGCGCCCGCGCTGGCGATGATCTTCAGCGTCGGCAGGGGCCGGGGGTGCGCGTCGAGGGCTTCGATGAGCGGCATCGCCATCGCGTCGCCGACGATCATCATCGTCTGGCAGCCCTGTTCTTCGATGAGCCGGATGGCCGTTTCGCCGGAGTACTTGCGCACCAGGCAAACCTTGCTGCCGCCGAGGAAGCTGATGAACGACGCCAGCACGGACGTGCCGTGCATGAGCGGCGGGGCGGCGAACATCACCAGCGGCTCGGCCGCGGCCGCGCGGGGACCCGCGTCCTCGGGCTTCGTGAGGCCGGCGACCCCGGCGCTCATGCCGCCGAAGAGCAGGTCGACGTGGCGCCACACGACGCCCTTGGGCAGGCCGGTGGTGCCGCCGGTGTAGATGATCAGCCGGTCGTCGGCGGACCGCTCCGGGAGCCCGCCGCGGTCGTCGGGCTGCGCGGCCAGCGCTTCCTCGTACCGCTGGGTGCCGGGCGCGGTATCGCCGGTGCCGACGGCCAAGAGGTGCCGCAGCTTGGGTACGTCCGGCACGACGCCGGCCACCCGGTCGGTGAACTCGGTGTCGTACACCAGCCCGACGAGGTCGGCGTTGTCGTAGAGGTAGCGCAGCTCGTCGCGGACGTACCGGAAGTTGACGTTGATCGGCACCGCCCGGATCTTCAGCAGGGCCAGCAGGGTTTCGAGGTATTCCGGGCCGTTCGTCAGGTGGCACCCGACGTGGTCGCCCGCCCCGATGCCGGCCGCCGCGAAGTGGTGGGCGAGCCGGTTCGCGCGCCGGTCCAATTGCCGGTAGGTGAGGGTCTGCCCGGCGCAGTGCACGGCTTCCCGTTCGGGAACGGCGTCGGCGATGTTCTCGAAGAGGTCGGCCAGGTTGAACTCCATCACGCCTCCCGCAGGTGGGCGGCGGTGGTGCCGCCGAGCGGGAGGGCGGGCAGACCGAGCTTGCGGTGGTCCCAGGACCGGGTCCGCTCGACGTCGAGGCGGACGGCGACCCGCTTGGCCAGCATGAACTCGACCATCGGGCGGGTTTCTTCGGTGTAGGGGC is from Amycolatopsis mediterranei and encodes:
- a CDS encoding acyl-CoA synthetase, whose protein sequence is MEFNLADLFENIADAVPEREAVHCAGQTLTYRQLDRRANRLAHHFAAAGIGAGDHVGCHLTNGPEYLETLLALLKIRAVPINVNFRYVRDELRYLYDNADLVGLVYDTEFTDRVAGVVPDVPKLRHLLAVGTGDTAPGTQRYEEALAAQPDDRGGLPERSADDRLIIYTGGTTGLPKGVVWRHVDLLFGGMSAGVAGLTKPEDAGPRAAAAEPLVMFAAPPLMHGTSVLASFISFLGGSKVCLVRKYSGETAIRLIEEQGCQTMMIVGDAMAMPLIEALDAHPRPLPTLKIIASAGALLTRQVRDRLCAHLPELFIVDSFGSTETGHSGAGVDESRSFTVNETTTVLDDSLRPVAPGSGVVGQVARRGHIALGYYRDSAKTARTFVEAGGVRWALTGDQATVDADGKVCFLGRGSICINSGGEKIHPEEVEAALKSHPSITDAVVAGIPDPRWGQKVAAVLQLDPAADEVSREDLEAHLAPLIARYKLPRLTCVVPRIERSPAGKPDYRWATETLVRATQDG